From the genome of Paenibacillus sp. JQZ6Y-1, one region includes:
- a CDS encoding isocitrate lyase/PEP mutase family protein — protein MNTFAVQTEQFHKLHIPGQPLILMNVWDAGSAITVEQTGAQALATGSWAVAHAHGYEDSEQLAWELVLANVQHICRVTHTPVTIDIESGYGVDPDMIGRHVLQVIAYGAVGINLEDRLPDGQGLYSITEQSERLRAARYAGNLHDGQLFINARTDLFFQNPTDAHSIQHIDQALERAQAYAEAGANGLFVPGLSDLALIEALCKQSPLPINVMVNSEADWNALAQCGVARISYGPAPYLQALQTLKQMAQQIYDLPLVK, from the coding sequence ATGAACACTTTTGCCGTACAAACCGAACAATTTCACAAACTTCATATTCCAGGGCAGCCGCTCATCCTCATGAATGTCTGGGATGCAGGCAGCGCCATCACGGTAGAGCAGACGGGAGCACAAGCGCTGGCTACCGGTAGCTGGGCAGTCGCTCATGCGCATGGTTACGAGGATAGCGAGCAATTAGCATGGGAGCTTGTGCTGGCGAATGTACAACACATATGCCGTGTTACGCATACACCCGTAACGATTGATATCGAAAGTGGATATGGCGTTGATCCTGACATGATTGGTCGCCATGTATTACAAGTGATCGCGTATGGAGCCGTCGGCATCAATCTGGAAGACCGCTTGCCGGATGGGCAGGGATTGTATTCCATAACCGAGCAGAGTGAACGCTTGCGAGCAGCACGCTATGCTGGGAATCTGCATGATGGGCAACTGTTTATCAATGCACGGACTGATCTCTTTTTCCAAAATCCAACGGATGCTCATTCCATCCAACATATTGACCAAGCCCTTGAACGTGCGCAGGCGTATGCAGAAGCGGGAGCGAATGGGTTGTTTGTACCGGGTCTGAGTGATTTGGCATTGATTGAAGCACTTTGCAAGCAATCTCCGTTACCGATTAATGTCATGGTGAACAGCGAAGCTGATTGGAACGCATTGGCGCAATGTGGCGTTGCACGCATAAGCTATGGACCTGCACCGTATTTGCAAGCCTTGCAGACGCTGAAGCAAATGGCACAACAGATATACGATTTGCCGCTTGTGAAATAA
- a CDS encoding polyphosphate polymerase domain-containing protein, producing MAIEVFNRYESKYLMNTAKFNELYADLLEYMELDAYNKQHDFYSISNIYYDTPSNTLIRESLSKPKYKEKLRLRAYGVPDANAKVYLEIKKKFTGLVNKRRTALRLDEAYEFVRTGVAPELQDYMNKQVVNEISYFLRLYDLAPRLYLSYDRKALFSKESRDLRITFDTNIRCRRYDLKLEQGDYGEQLMEPDQWLMEVKAENTVPLWLSKLLGKHGLYRTGFSKYGNEYKKMIKHRNQPTPTLPILQPELVPVNEPVITIPTEKETILYA from the coding sequence ATGGCTATTGAAGTGTTTAACCGCTACGAAAGCAAATACCTAATGAACACCGCCAAATTCAATGAACTGTACGCTGACCTGCTGGAATATATGGAACTGGATGCGTACAACAAGCAGCACGACTTTTACAGCATTAGCAACATCTACTACGACACACCAAGCAACACACTGATCCGCGAAAGTTTATCCAAACCGAAGTACAAAGAAAAGCTTCGCCTTCGTGCTTACGGTGTACCGGATGCCAACGCCAAAGTCTATCTGGAGATCAAAAAGAAATTCACCGGGCTGGTCAACAAGCGTCGTACGGCGCTGCGATTGGATGAAGCATACGAGTTTGTACGCACTGGTGTTGCTCCTGAACTTCAGGATTATATGAACAAGCAGGTCGTCAACGAAATCAGCTACTTCCTGCGACTGTACGATCTGGCTCCGCGCTTGTATCTCTCGTACGACCGCAAAGCACTGTTCAGCAAGGAAAGCCGCGATCTACGGATCACCTTTGACACTAACATTCGCTGCCGACGCTACGATCTGAAGCTGGAGCAGGGCGATTATGGCGAACAGCTGATGGAACCGGATCAATGGCTGATGGAGGTCAAAGCGGAAAACACCGTTCCCCTCTGGTTATCTAAATTGCTCGGCAAGCACGGGCTGTACCGCACCGGCTTTTCCAAATACGGCAATGAATACAAGAAAATGATCAAACATCGCAACCAACCGACACCGACTCTACCAATTCTCCAACCGGAGCTGGTACCGGTCAACGAACCTGTCATTACTATCCCTACCGAAAAGGAGACGATCCTCTATGCTTGA
- a CDS encoding DUF6843 domain-containing protein yields the protein MSRKNRIGILVFAIVIIAVVSLFFVFKQERQHYIFLIPQNYTGQVDIVFEQEGAAPLKYEGKDAIVQIPDTGKVSTSDSNKTGTIDYYFIDKNGNREKIDDIQNVIHNLHTQSGNDNGKNINETIQFFVGSKDDVQ from the coding sequence ATGAGTAGAAAAAATAGAATTGGTATTTTAGTTTTTGCTATTGTTATTATTGCTGTAGTATCTTTGTTCTTTGTTTTCAAACAAGAGCGTCAACATTATATCTTTTTAATTCCACAAAACTATACTGGACAAGTCGACATTGTTTTTGAACAAGAAGGAGCTGCCCCTTTGAAATATGAAGGAAAAGATGCTATCGTTCAAATTCCAGATACAGGTAAGGTTTCAACATCAGACTCCAATAAAACTGGCACAATCGACTATTACTTTATAGACAAGAATGGAAACAGAGAAAAAATAGATGATATTCAAAATGTCATTCACAACCTTCATACTCAGTCAGGAAACGACAATGGAAAAAATATAAACGAAACTATTCAATTTTTTGTAGGCTCAAAAGATGATGTTCAGTAG
- a CDS encoding diacylglycerol/lipid kinase family protein, whose product MKRAMVIINPSSGKEQAQQYVEKVEQLLRDEAGYDVVINETAKELDATKYCASACADCFDLVISIGGDGTLHETINGLLDQQHRPQLGVIPLGTVNDFARALNIPLNTDEAIRTLLSSNRRKVDMARLNDQLFANVVAAGSMAESLSSVTSEDKSKLGAFAYFREGFRELIGGSASPLVIEYDGQTWSGESPLFIATLTNSVGGFEKIAPDAEVDDGLLHGFIIHNLNLFNTLAVGTSLLLGNLKDHQDVTYFTARQITVSSTEPVRTNVDGEEGPTLPINMHILPAHVEVIVPETA is encoded by the coding sequence GTGAAGCGAGCCATGGTTATTATCAATCCCTCCTCCGGTAAGGAGCAGGCACAACAATATGTGGAAAAGGTTGAACAGCTTCTACGCGACGAAGCTGGATACGATGTCGTAATTAACGAAACCGCCAAAGAACTGGATGCGACCAAATATTGCGCGTCCGCATGTGCGGACTGCTTCGATCTGGTCATCTCCATCGGTGGCGACGGCACGCTGCATGAGACGATTAACGGATTGTTGGATCAGCAGCACCGCCCGCAGCTGGGTGTGATTCCGCTCGGTACGGTGAACGATTTTGCCCGTGCCTTGAATATTCCGCTTAATACGGATGAAGCCATCCGCACCCTGTTGTCCTCCAATCGGCGCAAGGTCGATATGGCGCGATTGAACGATCAATTGTTTGCCAATGTGGTAGCAGCCGGTTCGATGGCAGAATCGCTATCGTCCGTTACCTCCGAGGACAAATCCAAGCTTGGCGCCTTTGCCTATTTCCGTGAAGGATTCCGCGAATTGATCGGTGGCTCTGCTTCGCCACTTGTGATCGAATACGATGGACAAACATGGTCCGGCGAATCGCCACTATTTATCGCTACCCTGACCAACTCAGTTGGTGGTTTTGAAAAGATCGCCCCGGATGCCGAGGTGGATGACGGCTTGCTGCACGGCTTCATTATTCACAACCTGAATCTATTCAACACGCTTGCTGTCGGCACATCCTTGCTGCTAGGCAACCTGAAGGATCATCAGGACGTGACTTACTTTACCGCTCGTCAGATTACGGTCAGCTCTACGGAGCCGGTACGTACTAATGTAGATGGTGAGGAAGGACCGACACTACCGATTAACATGCACATTTTGCCAGCACATGTGGAAGTGATTGTGCCGGAGACGGCGTAG
- a CDS encoding carbohydrate-binding domain-containing protein → MRNVTKQPTSPSTKNKKGIAKKVTSVFSALILSASILAACSTSTGATSATTSALTTSSATQISTSTVTTPVTTTSADLVTFKDSDHTTDWSADSSTMITLSGSSASVSGDGAEVSGGNVTITTAGTYVISGELTDGQIIVNSTEEGDVHIVLNGINITDSDSAPIYIQEADNVILTLQEGTENTLTDGSNYVFADSSTDEPSAALFSKADLTINGTGILNINANYKDGITSKDDLKIVSGTFNIQAEDDGIVGKDMVAVENGTFTITVGGDGIKSTNDEDTDKGFVAITDGTFTITAENDGIQAETVLVTDGGTYNITTGGGSANAEAHTEEMPGGGMGGGMGGGGTPPTGTPPGSTDTTTSSNTNTSAAATDSSVTTANATTTAANVTTTAASTSADSTATDTTTTEESSDSAKALKAGTDLVINGGTFTVDAKDDSVHSNGTVTINGGDLTLATGDDGVHAESTLSITDGTVNIAKSYEGLEGTTIAVSGGETHVVASDDGVNASESDTMTTTDATTTNETAAASTDTSVVTASTNATDAAVTTASATTDTANVTTANAAATDTATATQAAGGFGGGGGPQAAGNALINITGGTLYVDAEGDGLDANGSITMSGGTVVVNGPTSNGNGTLDYDGTFEMTGGFLVASGSSGMAQSTSDGSTQYSVAMSYSTTQAAGTLVHLQDSDGNNILTFAPDKDYQYVVVSSPDLKDGSYTLYSGGSSTGTATDGLYTDGTYSGGTEVVSFDISSNVTWLSESGVSTSNPNGGMGGMGGGGGRPGQQQGTTNSTDTTTDTK, encoded by the coding sequence ATGAGAAACGTAACCAAACAACCGACCTCCCCGTCCACGAAGAATAAAAAAGGCATTGCCAAAAAAGTGACGTCTGTCTTTTCCGCATTGATTCTATCCGCATCCATCTTGGCAGCATGCAGTACATCGACTGGCGCAACCAGTGCAACGACGAGTGCATTGACCACATCATCGGCAACTCAGATCAGCACATCGACCGTAACGACACCAGTAACGACCACCAGCGCCGATCTAGTTACCTTCAAAGATTCCGATCATACAACGGATTGGAGCGCGGATAGCTCCACCATGATTACACTAAGCGGCAGCAGTGCTTCCGTCTCTGGCGATGGTGCTGAAGTATCTGGCGGCAACGTAACGATCACAACAGCTGGTACGTATGTGATCAGCGGTGAGCTGACCGATGGACAGATTATCGTCAACAGCACAGAAGAAGGCGATGTGCATATCGTTCTGAACGGCATCAATATTACCGACAGCGACAGCGCACCGATCTACATCCAAGAAGCCGACAATGTCATTTTGACACTGCAAGAAGGCACGGAAAATACACTGACCGACGGTTCCAACTATGTATTCGCTGACAGCTCCACGGATGAGCCAAGCGCAGCACTGTTTAGTAAAGCCGATCTGACGATCAACGGCACCGGTATACTGAATATCAACGCCAACTACAAAGACGGCATCACCAGCAAAGACGATCTAAAAATCGTTTCTGGTACTTTCAACATCCAAGCGGAAGATGACGGTATCGTTGGTAAGGATATGGTTGCAGTCGAGAACGGTACATTTACTATTACTGTTGGCGGCGACGGTATCAAATCGACCAATGACGAGGATACAGACAAAGGCTTTGTCGCTATCACCGACGGTACATTTACAATCACTGCTGAGAATGACGGCATTCAAGCGGAAACGGTACTCGTGACCGATGGCGGTACGTACAACATCACAACTGGTGGCGGCAGTGCCAATGCTGAAGCACATACCGAAGAAATGCCGGGTGGCGGCATGGGCGGTGGAATGGGTGGCGGTGGCACACCTCCAACCGGTACACCTCCGGGTAGCACCGACACAACGACATCCAGCAACACCAACACATCGGCAGCAGCAACAGATAGCAGCGTAACAACAGCCAATGCGACAACAACAGCTGCGAATGTAACGACAACGGCAGCCAGCACATCGGCAGATTCTACAGCAACAGATACGACTACAACCGAAGAATCATCCGACAGTGCCAAAGCATTGAAAGCTGGAACCGATCTGGTCATCAACGGCGGTACGTTCACTGTGGATGCCAAAGACGACAGTGTACACAGTAACGGCACGGTAACGATCAATGGCGGCGACCTGACACTGGCAACTGGCGATGATGGTGTACATGCTGAATCGACACTGAGTATCACTGACGGTACAGTGAACATTGCGAAAAGCTATGAGGGTCTGGAAGGAACTACGATTGCAGTCTCCGGCGGCGAAACGCATGTTGTAGCAAGCGATGACGGTGTGAATGCTTCCGAAAGCGACACAATGACAACGACCGATGCGACAACGACGAACGAAACAGCAGCAGCCAGCACTGATACATCGGTCGTAACGGCGAGCACAAATGCTACAGATGCAGCAGTAACTACAGCCAGCGCAACAACGGATACTGCCAACGTAACAACAGCGAATGCTGCGGCAACCGATACAGCGACAGCAACACAAGCGGCAGGCGGTTTTGGTGGCGGTGGCGGACCACAAGCAGCAGGCAACGCGCTGATCAACATCACTGGCGGTACCCTGTATGTAGATGCAGAAGGCGACGGTCTGGATGCGAATGGTTCGATCACGATGTCCGGCGGTACGGTAGTCGTGAATGGTCCAACATCGAATGGTAACGGTACACTCGACTATGACGGTACCTTTGAAATGACAGGTGGCTTCTTGGTTGCTTCGGGCAGCTCCGGTATGGCACAATCCACTTCCGACGGCTCAACCCAATATTCGGTAGCGATGAGCTACTCCACCACACAGGCAGCAGGCACACTGGTTCATCTGCAAGACAGCGATGGCAATAACATCCTGACCTTTGCACCGGATAAAGACTATCAATATGTCGTTGTTAGCTCTCCTGATCTGAAAGACGGCAGCTACACCCTGTACAGCGGTGGTTCCTCCACAGGTACAGCAA
- a CDS encoding bifunctional transcriptional activator/DNA repair enzyme AdaA, with protein sequence MIALDRKQEYYQALISKNTEYEGLFYVGVKTTGIFCRPTCPARKPKFENCEFFDNAQQALLASFRPCQRCRPLSHPNHVSDVIRTLVEAVENNPEKRWNTQDFRALSIDESTARRQFKKRFGMTFVEYARARRMGLALKQIRSGQSVIDSQLYTGYESGSGFRDAFARIMGDAPTKLNDQHILKAAWLDTPLGPMIAIADEQALVLLEFVDRRGLEREVERLRLRTGSAIIPGMNDVIESIEQELEQYFAGTSLHFSTPIRMIGSPFQQSVWQQLMQIPVGETRSYQGIAIQLGRPTASRAVARANGSNQLAIIIPCHRVITSSGELGGYAGGLTRKDWLLNHESRHNTIS encoded by the coding sequence ATGATTGCACTGGATCGCAAGCAGGAATACTATCAGGCGCTGATTTCAAAAAATACAGAATATGAAGGATTGTTCTACGTAGGTGTCAAAACGACCGGCATTTTCTGCCGCCCTACCTGTCCGGCGCGCAAGCCAAAATTTGAAAATTGTGAGTTTTTTGACAATGCACAGCAAGCGCTACTGGCATCCTTCCGTCCTTGCCAGCGCTGTCGTCCACTGTCGCATCCTAATCATGTGTCCGATGTCATTCGTACACTGGTGGAAGCTGTGGAAAACAACCCGGAAAAGCGCTGGAATACGCAAGATTTCCGCGCATTGTCTATCGACGAATCGACCGCACGCCGTCAGTTCAAAAAGCGGTTTGGCATGACCTTTGTAGAATATGCGCGTGCTCGCCGTATGGGGCTAGCGCTCAAGCAAATTCGCTCCGGTCAAAGCGTGATCGACAGCCAGCTGTATACCGGCTATGAATCGGGCAGCGGCTTTCGCGATGCGTTTGCCCGCATTATGGGCGATGCGCCAACCAAGCTGAATGATCAGCATATCCTCAAAGCAGCATGGCTGGATACGCCGCTCGGTCCGATGATTGCCATTGCCGACGAGCAGGCGCTGGTGTTGCTAGAGTTTGTAGATCGGCGAGGCTTGGAGCGCGAGGTGGAACGATTGCGTTTACGTACAGGCTCAGCGATTATCCCCGGCATGAACGATGTGATCGAATCTATCGAGCAGGAGCTGGAGCAGTATTTTGCCGGAACCTCTCTGCATTTCTCTACTCCGATTCGTATGATCGGATCGCCCTTTCAACAAAGTGTGTGGCAGCAGCTCATGCAGATTCCGGTTGGCGAAACACGCTCGTATCAAGGCATCGCTATACAGCTTGGTCGACCGACTGCTTCTCGTGCTGTCGCTCGCGCCAACGGCTCCAACCAGCTGGCGATCATCATCCCTTGTCACCGCGTCATCACCTCCAGTGGCGAGCTTGGTGGCTATGCGGGAGGGTTGACCCGTAAGGATTGGCTGCTCAATCATGAGAGTCGGCATAATACAATATCTTAA
- a CDS encoding DUF4956 domain-containing protein, whose translation MLDSLFSTTLSTSTTDLTLSGALITILISIILGGIISLTYMKTNKAGFSQSFTLTMVLLPVIVAIIILLIGSNIARAFSLAGAFSIIRFRSAPGDPKDIAYVLFTMAAGLAVGTGYYGYAVLFTLILCALMLLLNRFNFGRKKTEQRMLKVTIPENLGYEEAFNEVFHKFDVQYDLKKIRTTELGSLYELVYLVTMKPTTNQKEFLDDIRCRNGNLDLSLTMSPTPVNEY comes from the coding sequence ATGCTTGATAGTTTGTTTAGCACCACATTAAGCACCAGCACGACCGACCTCACTCTGAGCGGCGCGCTGATCACCATTCTAATCTCAATTATTCTCGGCGGTATCATCAGCCTAACGTATATGAAAACGAACAAAGCCGGTTTTTCCCAAAGCTTCACCTTAACGATGGTACTGCTTCCCGTCATCGTCGCCATCATTATCCTGCTGATTGGCAGCAATATCGCTAGAGCATTCAGTCTTGCTGGTGCCTTCTCGATTATCCGTTTCCGCAGTGCTCCCGGCGATCCGAAGGACATCGCATACGTCCTGTTCACAATGGCAGCTGGTCTGGCAGTTGGTACCGGATATTACGGTTACGCAGTCCTGTTCACGCTGATCCTTTGCGCACTGATGCTTCTGCTCAACCGCTTCAACTTCGGTCGTAAGAAAACCGAGCAACGTATGCTAAAAGTGACCATTCCTGAAAATCTCGGCTACGAAGAAGCCTTTAACGAAGTATTTCACAAATTCGACGTGCAATATGACCTGAAAAAAATCAGAACGACCGAGCTAGGCAGTTTGTACGAACTCGTGTATCTCGTCACCATGAAGCCAACGACGAATCAAAAAGAATTTCTGGACGATATCCGCTGCCGCAACGGCAATCTGGACTTGTCCCTGACGATGAGCCCAACTCCAGTCAACGAATATTAA
- the spo0A gene encoding sporulation transcription factor Spo0A produces MTKIQVLIADDNREFTYMLSDYISRQGDMEMAGVAAHGEEVLRMMHMMPQLPDVLILDIIMPHLDGLGVLERLQDWKGKPLPKIIMLTAFGQENITQRAVELGASYYIVKPFDLEMLMNRIRQLVSVPSKGTAPQAAPTRPTPPAIHSSMATAVSPGTVRNLEIDITVIINEIGIPPHIKGYKFLREAIALIHQNPGILGSMTKILYPQIAEKYDTTPPRVERAIRHAIEVAWARGNMDSINNLFGYEVHATRNKPTNSEFIALIAERLRWDHSLSNT; encoded by the coding sequence ATGACGAAAATTCAAGTTTTGATTGCTGACGACAACCGGGAATTTACGTATATGTTGTCGGATTACATTTCCCGGCAGGGGGATATGGAGATGGCGGGTGTCGCTGCGCACGGGGAGGAAGTGCTGCGCATGATGCATATGATGCCGCAGCTGCCGGATGTGCTCATTTTGGATATTATTATGCCGCATTTGGACGGACTTGGTGTATTGGAGCGGTTGCAGGATTGGAAAGGTAAACCGCTACCGAAGATTATTATGCTGACTGCCTTTGGTCAGGAAAATATTACGCAGCGCGCTGTTGAGCTGGGTGCTTCGTACTATATTGTGAAACCATTTGATCTGGAGATGCTGATGAACCGCATTCGTCAGCTGGTGAGCGTTCCAAGTAAAGGAACAGCACCACAGGCTGCACCCACGCGACCGACGCCGCCAGCGATCCATTCCTCGATGGCTACCGCCGTATCGCCGGGAACCGTGCGCAATCTGGAGATCGACATCACCGTTATCATCAACGAAATCGGCATCCCGCCGCATATTAAAGGCTACAAATTTCTGCGCGAAGCGATTGCACTCATTCACCAAAACCCGGGTATTCTCGGCTCTATGACCAAAATCCTCTACCCGCAAATCGCCGAAAAATACGATACCACCCCGCCACGGGTCGAGCGTGCGATTCGCCATGCGATCGAGGTCGCTTGGGCGCGCGGCAATATGGACAGCATTAATAACCTATTCGGCTATGAGGTCCATGCTACTCGCAACAAACCGACCAACAGCGAATTTATCGCGCTGATTGCTGAACGATTGCGTTGGGATCATAGTTTATCGAACACTTGA
- a CDS encoding sensor histidine kinase, translated as MFKQLRNRFLILNLATISILMIIAFASIYTITYRDVQNDIQQEISRISESYMHPGNGQGPPGSQNNGSSNPNSTSTTEPSTSHSTSSTDGDTSTGTTTSDTSLTMNDETQRTNANTATSPSNGNMMNGTPERAVAFMIETDTAGSVINQKSQVDIETSVYTNALKEALDQGSQRGQFTLDGSDWTFIRQPLNDGYLYTFLDITARQDILTNLVYTFAAVGVVMLILLFFTSRYFANRSIQPVREAFDKQKQFIADASHELKTPLAVINTNTDVLLANPDDTIRNQSKWLHYIKGETERMARLTGDLLFLTEMEQTRTPMMYTDFDLSDTVENIILTMEAVIFEKNLTLDYDITPGLVVEGSSQQIHQVTMILLDNAIKYCNTGGDIKLTLHRQGNQAVLSVTNTGDGIAAEHLPRIFDRFYRTDTSRARKLGGHGLGLAIAKSIVEQHKGKIEATSVVGQSTTFYVYMQTQS; from the coding sequence ATGTTTAAGCAGCTACGCAATCGCTTTCTGATTCTCAATCTGGCGACCATCTCCATTCTGATGATCATCGCCTTTGCTTCCATTTATACGATTACCTATCGGGATGTGCAGAACGATATTCAGCAGGAGATCAGCCGCATTTCTGAATCGTACATGCACCCTGGCAACGGACAAGGTCCACCCGGCTCACAAAATAATGGCAGTAGTAATCCCAATTCCACCTCTACCACCGAACCGTCCACATCCCATTCTACATCCAGTACGGATGGCGATACATCGACGGGTACAACTACTAGCGATACCAGCCTGACTATGAATGACGAAACGCAGCGTACAAATGCGAATACGGCAACCAGCCCATCCAATGGCAATATGATGAATGGTACGCCGGAGCGTGCGGTTGCATTTATGATCGAGACGGATACTGCGGGTAGTGTGATCAATCAGAAATCGCAGGTCGATATTGAGACTAGCGTATACACAAACGCCTTAAAAGAAGCACTGGATCAAGGGAGCCAGCGCGGGCAATTCACGCTGGATGGCAGCGACTGGACATTTATCCGCCAGCCGCTCAACGATGGGTATTTGTATACGTTTCTGGATATTACGGCGCGGCAGGATATTTTGACCAACCTGGTATATACATTTGCCGCTGTCGGTGTCGTGATGCTCATTCTGCTCTTTTTCACGAGTCGGTACTTTGCGAACCGTTCGATTCAGCCAGTACGCGAAGCATTTGACAAGCAGAAGCAATTTATCGCTGACGCTTCTCATGAGCTAAAAACGCCGCTGGCGGTCATTAATACCAATACCGATGTGCTGCTCGCCAACCCAGACGATACGATCCGCAACCAGTCCAAATGGCTGCATTATATCAAAGGCGAGACCGAGCGCATGGCACGTCTTACTGGCGATTTGCTGTTTCTAACTGAAATGGAGCAGACGCGTACCCCGATGATGTACACCGATTTCGATCTGAGCGACACAGTGGAAAATATCATTCTGACGATGGAAGCAGTCATTTTCGAGAAAAACCTGACATTGGACTATGATATTACGCCAGGTCTGGTAGTCGAGGGCAGCAGCCAGCAAATCCATCAGGTGACTATGATCCTGCTGGACAATGCGATCAAATATTGCAATACAGGCGGCGACATCAAGCTAACGCTACACCGCCAAGGCAATCAGGCGGTGCTGTCGGTTACGAATACCGGTGACGGTATCGCTGCCGAACATCTGCCTCGCATCTTCGACCGCTTTTATCGCACAGATACGTCGCGTGCGCGCAAGCTGGGCGGTCACGGACTCGGTCTAGCCATTGCCAAATCAATCGTAGAGCAGCATAAAGGAAAGATCGAAGCGACCAGCGTTGTTGGTCAATCCACCACCTTTTACGTATATATGCAGACACAATCCTAA
- a CDS encoding response regulator transcription factor yields the protein MRILIVEDELHLAEALMQILKKHNYSVDAVHDGRTGLDYAQSGIYDLLLLDIMMPEMDGISVLKTLRNQGDSTPVILLTAKGETSDKVTGLDYGADDYIAKPFSSEELMARIRAALRRKGEVPPDDSLRYGDLELNAANLKLTVGGKEMKLNLKETELLELLIVRKQSITSKEQIIEKLWGFDSEAEHNNVEVYVSFLRKKLNFLHSTTKISTIRNVGYVLEVNE from the coding sequence ATGAGAATACTGATCGTGGAGGATGAGCTGCATCTGGCGGAAGCGCTCATGCAGATTTTGAAAAAGCACAACTATTCGGTAGACGCTGTACATGACGGTCGGACTGGGCTAGATTATGCGCAGAGCGGCATTTATGATCTGCTGCTGCTCGATATTATGATGCCGGAAATGGATGGAATCAGCGTGCTCAAAACGCTGCGCAATCAGGGCGATTCTACACCAGTCATTCTACTGACTGCCAAAGGGGAGACTTCCGACAAAGTGACTGGTTTGGATTATGGCGCAGATGATTATATTGCGAAACCGTTCTCGTCCGAGGAGCTAATGGCGCGTATTCGTGCCGCGCTGCGCCGTAAAGGTGAGGTTCCGCCAGACGACTCGCTGCGTTATGGCGATCTGGAGCTGAATGCCGCCAATCTCAAGCTGACCGTAGGCGGCAAAGAAATGAAGCTGAATTTGAAGGAAACGGAACTGCTGGAGCTGCTCATCGTGCGCAAGCAATCGATCACATCTAAGGAGCAGATTATCGAGAAGCTATGGGGATTTGATTCCGAGGCGGAGCATAACAATGTGGAAGTGTATGTATCCTTCCTGCGTAAAAAGCTGAATTTCCTGCATTCGACAACCAAGATCAGCACCATCCGCAATGTAGGCTATGTACTTGAGGTGAATGAGTAA